The DNA sequence ACTAATCATGTACTACTGCTCTTAGTAAATTAACTTAAAATCTTATACTCGGGGAAGGATAAGCACATGCATCGCCGTTAGTATAGATAAATAGATACTCCCTTTGtctcaaaataaataatattttttacttttatagacatcttatttgaccttttcatcatataaatattatctattttATTGTGACTTATCTTATTATTAGAGattagagatactttaataATGATGCATTTGTTTATAATGCATACAAAATTATGAATAAGACGAACAATCGAATAATTTGTCTAGAAGTAAAAAACAGGTATTTTGGGAAGTAGGTGTATATAAGATCGTACTTTGCTACGTTTATTGTCATATAGTTAATTATcaatctattttttttctctctagaGGACCATCATCATTCTATTGGAACGTAGAAGACTACTTATATCTTCTCTAAAGCGTTGGTGATTTTGTGCTAAATAGATTAGAAACAAATTTTAAAGAGAATTTTATACTTTTGCTTCATTTTTTTGTTTTCCCTAACTTTTATGGGCACACCATAATTTTTAGAGAAGGGCATATATGTTAATATCACAGCTTCTGCATCAATTAATGCATATGTTTTCATATGAATTCCATGCTATTAAATAATTCATCGTTTGtgtttatggccttgtttagttcctaaaaagatttgcaaaatttttcagattctccttcatatcgaatctttagacgtatgcatgaagtattaaatatagacaaaaaataaaaagtaattgcacagtttggtcggaattgacgagacaaatttttttgagcctagttagtccatgattggacaatatttatcaaatacaaacgaaattgatactatttatattttgtaaaatattttacaagtaaacaaggcctatggatAAATAACATATATGATTTTATGATAGCTTATCATTTAATCGCACTCATGTGATGAAGTCAATATCTTAGAATAGAATGATTTCACATTAGTCTTTTTATTTACCATGCGGTATGTAGCAATTCTGAGAAAACAATGGTGACccataaaaaaaatctaaacatGAGTGGGCTACACTACCGACAATTTGTAGCCAGAGGAGATGTATCTGGTCATGGTTCGACTTTCATCAGAGTGACTTCACCACCTATGCAGTCTCCACGCCGCATCCAGTTCCTCTTTTCCTCATCTGGTGGTCTCTGTCTCATCCATCTGGTGATCCGCAGCTCCCGAGGACACAGCCCCTGCGGCAGGAACTCGCCATCTGCAGCCTCGTTTGAGTACTACACTCCATCTCCATGCATGTGAAACAAGACAAGGGCATTGTTGCTACAAATCTAAGTCCGGCAGGGTGTCCACCGGTCGTGGAACATGGCGCTCATGCGACACGCCAATGAATTTGTGTTGTTATTGTGACGTACGTACTCCTACTTGGCTCCAAGTTGGCACGCTAGTTGCTTGTGGTGACCGTCTCGACCTCTCCTGTGCTTCCAAGCACATGAGGGAGAAGGATACGCTCCTCCGGCCAGCTCGGCTAGCTATAGATCTAGAGCTGGACCAATAAGGTTTGACTAATCTATATTTGCTAATTATAATTATAGTCCTATATGGACATGGAAAGTTTAAAGAACCTGATGGACTGGTGGACAGAAAGATACGGTAAACCaaaatttttacaatttattattAAGTATAGATATAAGCTTGGCCAATAATATCAGTGTCCCCAATGCAACCCCTCTGTAGCTGACGATCTTTACATTTCCACCGTCGTACACACTCAGACGGCCGCACCTCGGCAACTGTACGTATTCTCCCACGTCATAACGTCAGCAAACGTCTGAACTCGCACCGTCCGGTTCCGTTCCGTTATGTTACGCAAATAAACgagcgccttgtttagttccaaaaagttttcggtactgtagcactttcgtttgtttgtgataaatattattcaatcatagactaactaagatcaaaagattcgtctcgtaatttacagttaaactgtataattagtttttgttttcgtctatatttaatgtttcatgcatatgccacaagattcgatgtgacgggaaatcttaaaaactttttggttttcgaaaggaactaaacaaggccgagccCTCGTATGTGCCCACAAAGGTAGGTAGGCAGGCAGGCTGTCGTCAGCAGTTCAGacgttgtttagtttctaaaattttttaaaaaatttataacATTGAATTTTTATACGCATAtacaaaacattaaatataaataaaaataattaactgtataattatttgtaatttactaaataaatcttttaaatctaattaatttatgattaaaataataattattataaatGAAAGTACTAAATTggtaaatctaaaaattttcacgAGGAATGCGGGAAGCCCATGTCTCAGTCCATGTCACCTCGATCACTTTTCACAGTTTGACGGTGTAGCGTAGCGCCAGCCAGCCGCCAGTACAAAAGCCGCCGGCACCTAACCACTGTCCGCGGCTGCCACCGCACAGTTTTTTCAGCGAGACTGCACTGCAGCCGAGCCAACCCACCAACCTGCCGCCCcgccgatcgatcgatcgatgggCAAGTGCGTCAGGAtccgcggcagcagcagcaagccgccgccggcggcggccgccgagGCCGAGGCCGCGTCGTCGTGCCTCACGCTGCGCAGCGGCCGCCGCGTGCCGCCGGTGGCAGCGGCGTGCGGCCCGCCGAGGACCAGCGGCAGGCCGCGGCGCCACCGCGCGGGGTCTGCCCTCCGACGATGGTGCGGCGCCGCCGAGGCCGCGGACAAGCAGGTGCAGCAGCGCGCGTGCGGCAGCCCCCGGCGCGGGAGTGCAGCAGGCCGGGTGCTCGGTCTCGGACTCGGTGCACGCCGGCAGCTCTGCCACGACGACGGGCGGACGACGGAGGCGGAGGTGCCGCCGTCGCGGGCGGCAGATATCGGCGTCGACGACGGGCGTGGAGACTGCTTCGAGTGAGTGCAGTTTTTATTTATTCCTGCTGCCTTTCATTCTTCGGATCACAATTCACAAAACAAAGCCAGTttttagtgttttttttttgcgaggatAAGCCAGTTTTCAGTTAATCGCAAAAGGAAAGCCAATTTTCAGTTTCGAGGAAATTTACGAaacaatatatatcatatactctctccattccaaattgtaagtcattacaagaatcttggagagtcaaacttttctaagtttgaccaaatttatattataaaataataataattatgatactaactaagtatcattagattctttcttaattatattttaatagtatactcactttacgttataaatcttagtatttttctttataattttggtcaaacgtgaaaatgctttgactctttaagattcttaaaatgatttacaatttgggatggagagagtatttgCACaggttattttttttttttgagcatgTCAAGTTATATATTCATCAGGACACAATCGTTAATTAACCAGTTGTTTTTAATGCTTTCAAATcgtgtttatatatatacatatataagcaGACCAAAGACGCCCCTGATGACCGGCGACGACTGCGACGCGGCCGTGGTGAAAGTGAAGGCGAAACACGAGAACGAGAGCCGCTGCAGGGGCCTCGTCGCCGCCCAGACGCcgtcgccaccgccgccgccgccgccgccgccgacggaaGCCGAGATAGAGGCCTTCTTcgcggcggcggagctcgccgagcgcCGGCGATTTGCAGAGGCGTAAGCACCACGGCGTTTGGGACGTTGGTGTACTGTAATCTAGCTTGTACAAGTCGTTGGCTGACGGGAGCTCGGCAC is a window from the Sorghum bicolor cultivar BTx623 chromosome 5, Sorghum_bicolor_NCBIv3, whole genome shotgun sequence genome containing:
- the LOC110435733 gene encoding cyclin-dependent kinase inhibitor 3-like — encoded protein: MGKCVRIRGSSSKPPPAAAAEAEAASSCLTLRSGRRVPPVAAACGPPRTSGRPRRHRAGSALRRWCGAAEAADKQVQQRACGSPRRGSAAGRVLGLGLGARRQLCHDDGRTTEAEVPPSRAADIGVDDGRGDCFEPKTPLMTGDDCDAAVVKVKAKHENESRCRGLVAAQTPSPPPPPPPPPTEAEIEAFFAAAELAERRRFAEAYNYDVALDCPLEGRFEWTPVNT